In Coregonus clupeaformis isolate EN_2021a chromosome 7, ASM2061545v1, whole genome shotgun sequence, one genomic interval encodes:
- the LOC121570501 gene encoding tetratricopeptide repeat protein 39A-like: MSNGKDAPAAANSSQMTLQACLEECMEALDLFLNNHFSESLDKLRPRVKESMYHALIYATVLEMQAMMTFQQDDIVNAGNTMKSAQEVCQRFRRKSPSNISKSPGERLTEEQLQALHAEACYAECLLQRAALTFLQDENMVSFIKGGIKVRNSYLIYKELHTFIQSNSSLQGPNHIHLEGGVSFGIGAFNLTLSMFPPRLLKVLEFAGFSGDKEYGLSQLNDGATTHNLRSMLCALLLLCYYTFLTFILGTGEGDVADAEKLLKPFRLRYPQGAIFLFFAGRAEAIKGNIDEAVVLFEDGCKAQQQWKQFHHMCYWELMWCFTYKCVWRMAYFYADLLSNESRWSKAMYVYMKAAYLSMLAPGEARPFGEDEVELFRQVSTFKQKIAGKSPPTEKFAIRKARRYKASCPVRLPVPVLEMMYMWNGFSMISKRPELTEGMLQTLVEAERTLLESPANEYSVDDRCVIHLLKGLCLKNQGHIQAAEECFNKVYNSEKKIKFDHYLVPNALLELSVVYMDTGRKEEAIKLLVKAKNNYKEYSMESRTQFRIHAALSKLKADTSDQDEITAL; the protein is encoded by the exons CCTTGAGGAGTGTATGGAGGCCCTGGACCTCTTCCTCAACAACCACTTCAGTGAGAGCCTGGACAAACTGCGGCCACG GGTAAAGGAGAGTATGTACCATGCTCTGATCTACGCCACTGTGCTGGAGATGCAGGCTATGATGACCTTCCAGCAGGATGACATCGTCAATGCAGGCAACACCATGAAGAGTGCCCAGGAGGTCTGCCAGAG GTTTCGACGAAAGTCCCCTAGTAATATCAGTAAATCACCTGGAGAGCGTCTAACTGAAG AACAGCTCCAAGCTCTCCATGCTGAAGCGTGTTATGCTGAATGCTTGCTCCAAAGGGCAGCTCTCACCTTCCTACAG GATGAGAACATGGTGAGTTTTATCAAAGGAGGAATCAAAGTACGCAACAGTTACCTGATTTACAA GGAGCTGCACACCTTCATACAGTCTAACAGCTCTCTCCAAGGACCCAACCACATTCACTTAGAGGGAGGGGTGTCTTTTGGGATCGGAGCATTCAACTTG ACTCTCTCCATGTTCCCACCTCGGTTACTCAAAGTTTTAGAGTTTGCTGGCTTCTCTGGAGACAAG GAGTATGGTCTGTCCCAGCTGAATGATGGTGCCACTACACACAACCTGCGCTCCATGCTGTGTGCTCTGCTGTTGCTCTGTTACTACACCTTCCTCACCTTCATACTCG GGACGGGTGAGGGGGACGTGGCTGATGCTGAGAAGCTGCTGAAGCCTTTCCGGCTGCGCTACCCACAG GGGGCCATATTTCTCTTCTTCGCAGGTAGGGCTGAGGCGATCAAGGGGAACATTGATGAG GCGGTGGTGCTGTTTGAGGATGGCTGCAAAGCTCAGCAGCAGTGGAAGCAGTTCCACCACATGTGCTACTGGGAGCTGATGTGGTGCTTCACATACAAGTGCGTGTGGAGGATGGCCTACTTCTACGCAGACCTACTGAGCAATGAGAGCCGCTGGTCCAAG GCCATGTATGTGTACATGAAGGCTGCTTACCTGAGCATGCTGGCTCCAGGGGAGGCTAGGCCCTTTGGGGAAGATGAGGTTGAGCTCTTCAG ACAGGTGTCCACCTTCAAGCAAAAGATAGCAGGGAAGTCTCCCCCCACAGAGAAGTTTGCCATTCGCAAGGCTAGACGTTACAAAGCTAGCTGCCCAGTGAGGCTCCCAGTGCCTGTGCTG GAGATGATGTACATGTGGAACGGCTTCTCCATGATCAGCAAGCGGCCAGAGCTGACCGAGGGCATGCTGCAGACACTGGTGGAGGCAGAGCGCACCCTGCTGGAATCTCCCG CAAATGAGTATTCAGTGGATGACCGCTGTGTGATCCACCTACTGAAGGGGCTGTGTCTGAAGAACCAGGGACACATTCAGGCTGCAGAGGAATGCTTCAACAAGGTGTACAACAG TGAGAAGAAGATCAAGTTTGACCATTACCTGGTGCCCAACGCTCTGCTGGAGCTCAGTGTGGTCTACATGGACACGGGCCGCAAGGAGGAAGCCATCAAACTACTGGTGAAGGCCAA AAATAACTACAAGGAGTACTCCATGGAGTCACGCACCCAGTTCAGGATCCATGCTGCCCTCTCCAAACTCAAGGCTGACACTAGTGACCAAGATGAAATCACAGCACTGTAG